The Chitinophaga flava genome has a segment encoding these proteins:
- a CDS encoding ArsR/SmtB family transcription factor encodes MNLRRDVFQAIADPTRRAILLLVASQALTAGAIASNFDTARPTISKHLQILTECELLEQEQNGREIYYHLNAKKMKEVADFIEPFRKMWDDRFNKLEDIMKTYKTKK; translated from the coding sequence ATGAATTTAAGAAGAGATGTATTTCAAGCGATAGCAGACCCGACAAGAAGAGCTATACTATTGTTGGTTGCTTCGCAGGCCTTGACGGCGGGGGCAATAGCCTCCAATTTTGATACGGCAAGGCCGACTATTTCCAAACATCTGCAAATACTTACTGAATGTGAGTTACTTGAACAGGAGCAGAACGGAAGGGAAATTTATTATCACCTCAATGCAAAAAAAATGAAAGAAGTAGCCGATTTTATAGAACCCTTCCGCAAAATGTGGGACGACAGGTTTAATAAACTGGAAGACATCATGAAAACCTACAAAACAAAAAAATAG
- a CDS encoding SRPBCC domain-containing protein has product MEQKTKVNAEDGKIDLVITREFDLPVDLLFRAYVEPDIVEQWMGTKVLKLESKKYGSWQIETSDPHGNVAMRANGVIHELIPARKIIRTFEMENTPFGVQLEVYEFEALSDDTSKLNMHVIYESVAQRDQVLKMPFRQGINMAHKRLEEILHKLK; this is encoded by the coding sequence ATGGAACAAAAGACCAAAGTCAATGCCGAAGACGGCAAAATCGACTTAGTAATTACGAGAGAGTTTGATTTGCCGGTAGATCTGCTTTTCAGGGCGTATGTAGAGCCGGATATTGTGGAGCAATGGATGGGAACGAAAGTATTAAAACTTGAAAGCAAAAAGTACGGCAGCTGGCAGATTGAAACCTCAGATCCTCACGGAAACGTGGCCATGAGAGCCAATGGTGTGATCCATGAACTGATTCCGGCCCGGAAAATCATCCGGACTTTTGAAATGGAGAATACGCCCTTTGGTGTTCAGCTCGAAGTTTATGAGTTCGAAGCACTCAGCGACGACACCAGTAAACTCAACATGCATGTCATATACGAATCCGTGGCGCAGAGAGACCAGGTGCTGAAGATGCCTTTTAGACAAGGTATCAACATGGCCCACAAACGCCTCGAAGAAATTCTTCATAAACTGAAATAA
- a CDS encoding DoxX family protein yields MTKRNKIIYWIATLWMALGMLSTAMVQVLKMKTETDYMTHLGYPAYFMTIIGVWKILGVIAILVPKFPLLKEWAYAGFFFVMSGALVSHIISGDPMKEIFPSLLLLTLTAISWYFRPVDRKVLSVN; encoded by the coding sequence ATGACTAAAAGGAATAAAATCATCTATTGGATCGCTACACTCTGGATGGCACTAGGTATGTTATCCACTGCAATGGTACAGGTGCTTAAAATGAAAACCGAAACGGATTATATGACACATCTGGGCTATCCTGCCTATTTTATGACAATTATAGGTGTATGGAAAATTTTGGGAGTAATAGCCATACTTGTTCCTAAGTTTCCTTTACTGAAGGAGTGGGCTTATGCGGGCTTTTTCTTTGTAATGTCAGGAGCCCTGGTTTCTCATATCATATCAGGTGACCCTATGAAGGAAATATTTCCTTCCCTGCTGTTGCTTACACTGACTGCGATTTCATGGTATTTCAGACCTGTAGACAGAAAAGTACTTTCCGTTAATTAA
- a CDS encoding YdeI/OmpD-associated family protein, protein MNSKVDWFFDKAEKWEKEFEQLRTIILDCGLTEELKWSVPCYTYQNNNIVLIHGFKDYCAVLFFKGALLGDVNGLLVQQTENVQAARQLRFTSLKELVKMAPIVKAYIYEAIEVEKAGLAVKYKKTPEFNMPEEFQHKLDEMPALKAAFEALTPGRQRGYLLYFSAPKQSKTRESRIEKCIEQILEGKGLND, encoded by the coding sequence ATGAATTCTAAAGTTGATTGGTTTTTTGATAAAGCTGAAAAATGGGAGAAGGAATTTGAGCAGTTGAGAACCATTATTCTTGACTGTGGACTGACGGAAGAATTAAAATGGAGTGTTCCCTGTTACACCTATCAGAACAATAACATCGTGTTAATACATGGCTTTAAGGATTATTGTGCGGTACTGTTTTTTAAAGGAGCCTTGTTGGGTGATGTAAATGGTTTGTTGGTGCAGCAAACGGAAAATGTGCAGGCCGCGCGCCAGCTGCGGTTCACCAGTCTCAAGGAATTAGTGAAAATGGCGCCCATTGTGAAAGCCTATATTTATGAAGCTATTGAAGTGGAAAAGGCCGGGTTAGCAGTGAAGTATAAAAAAACGCCGGAGTTCAATATGCCGGAAGAGTTTCAGCATAAACTGGATGAAATGCCTGCTTTAAAAGCCGCTTTTGAAGCCCTGACACCAGGACGGCAAAGAGGATATCTCCTGTATTTTTCTGCCCCCAAACAATCCAAAACCCGGGAATCAAGAATTGAAAAATGTATCGAACAGATTCTGGAGGGAAAAGGATTGAATGATTGA
- a CDS encoding site-2 protease family protein has product MSKDLLIFLLLSVLFFIVRFFTILIHELGHAIPAIIFTRQRVIVYIGSYGEDDRNIQFNISLLEINIKRNPLSWRRGICFANHEDMTIRQKTILVLAGPLSSFIIAGVAALIAFTFDMHGSVKLVFSIFLLSAVIDLFTNLYPRTIQLHNHRILHSDGRLLLNLFRSWSYERSIVKGNNLHKKNKLRKV; this is encoded by the coding sequence TTGAGCAAGGACTTACTGATATTTTTACTCCTCTCTGTGCTGTTTTTTATAGTACGCTTTTTTACTATCCTGATACATGAACTGGGACATGCCATTCCTGCGATCATTTTTACCCGGCAGCGGGTTATTGTCTACATTGGCTCTTACGGCGAAGACGATAGAAATATACAATTCAATATAAGCCTGCTGGAAATAAATATAAAACGTAATCCACTTTCGTGGAGAAGGGGAATATGCTTCGCTAATCATGAAGATATGACCATCCGGCAAAAAACTATCCTTGTGCTGGCTGGGCCATTATCTTCTTTTATCATTGCGGGAGTAGCTGCTTTGATCGCATTCACATTTGATATGCATGGCTCTGTCAAATTAGTATTCAGCATCTTTCTGCTTTCCGCTGTAATAGATCTGTTCACCAATCTGTATCCCAGAACCATACAGCTCCACAACCACAGGATCCTGCATTCTGATGGCAGATTGCTACTGAATTTGTTCCGGTCCTGGTCTTATGAACGATCCATTGTGAAAGGAAATAATCTTCATAAGAAAAACAAATTAAGGAAAGTGTAA
- a CDS encoding APC family permease: MPENPSFRPSLKLLDATMIVAGSMIGSGIFIVSADITRHTGSAGWLLLVWLITGFMTLTAALSYGELSSMFPRAGGQYVYLKEAYNPMTAFLYGWSFFAVIQTATIAAVGVAFAKFTAYLLPFFSEENVLLNLGFMDITAAQLLSIAVILLLTYMNTRGIEGGKVIQTTLTLTKLVSLSGLIIFGLIAMKRDVWQANWQQAWELHPLSADGTAASYTALASLGAIAAAMVGSVFSSDSWHNVAFVAGEIRNPKRNIGLSLFLGTAIVTIIYLLTNITYLSILPLHEIAYAPKDRVGVAVSQVIFGQAGTFIIALMIMISTFGCNNGLILAGARVYYTMANDGLFFKKAGQLNKAAVPSFALWIQCLFASIWCLSGRYGDLLDMISFVVVAFYMLTIAGIFILRFKRPDAERPYKAFGYPLLPILYIVMGLAFCGLLFVFKPRFTWPGLLITLSGIPIYKLLKKKEEAGL; encoded by the coding sequence ATGCCAGAAAACCCTTCGTTCCGGCCTTCGCTGAAATTGCTCGACGCCACCATGATCGTGGCCGGCAGCATGATCGGTTCAGGTATTTTTATTGTGAGTGCAGACATTACCCGCCATACCGGCAGTGCCGGCTGGTTGCTGCTTGTATGGCTAATCACCGGATTTATGACCCTGACGGCCGCTCTGAGTTACGGAGAACTGAGCAGCATGTTTCCCCGGGCAGGCGGACAATATGTATACCTCAAGGAAGCCTATAATCCTATGACAGCATTTTTGTATGGCTGGAGTTTTTTTGCAGTGATACAAACCGCCACCATAGCTGCTGTTGGCGTAGCCTTTGCCAAATTCACCGCCTATCTCCTTCCGTTCTTCAGCGAAGAAAATGTACTGCTGAACCTGGGTTTTATGGATATCACCGCCGCGCAACTGCTTTCCATTGCCGTTATACTGCTACTCACGTATATGAATACACGTGGTATTGAAGGCGGTAAAGTTATCCAGACCACGCTCACACTCACCAAACTGGTAAGTCTTTCCGGGCTGATAATATTCGGTCTGATAGCTATGAAACGGGATGTATGGCAGGCCAACTGGCAACAGGCATGGGAGTTGCATCCACTCAGTGCAGACGGCACGGCGGCATCTTATACCGCCCTCGCCTCCCTCGGCGCCATTGCCGCGGCCATGGTAGGGTCTGTGTTCAGCAGTGATTCGTGGCATAACGTAGCCTTTGTAGCAGGAGAGATCAGAAACCCCAAACGCAACATCGGCCTGAGCCTGTTTCTGGGCACCGCCATCGTCACCATTATCTACCTGCTAACCAACATCACCTACCTGAGCATACTCCCCCTTCATGAAATAGCTTACGCCCCTAAAGACCGTGTAGGCGTTGCCGTATCACAGGTTATATTCGGACAGGCAGGCACTTTCATCATCGCACTGATGATCATGATCTCCACCTTCGGCTGCAACAACGGACTGATACTGGCCGGAGCCCGCGTATATTACACCATGGCCAATGATGGCCTTTTCTTTAAAAAAGCCGGACAGCTCAACAAAGCAGCCGTCCCCTCCTTCGCGCTGTGGATACAATGCCTCTTCGCCAGCATCTGGTGTCTTAGCGGCCGCTATGGCGACCTGCTGGACATGATATCTTTTGTGGTCGTCGCCTTTTATATGCTCACCATTGCAGGCATATTTATCCTGCGCTTTAAAAGACCGGATGCAGAACGTCCTTACAAAGCATTTGGTTATCCCCTGTTACCTATACTTTACATTGTGATGGGACTCGCATTTTGCGGGCTGCTGTTTGTATTTAAACCACGATTTACCTGGCCCGGCCTGCTGATCACGCTTTCAGGTATACCTATTTATAAATTACTGAAGAAAAAAGAGGAAGCTGGCTTATGA
- a CDS encoding S9 family peptidase, which produces MRYSEFLGILAWCCLPGGTLLAQRIAQTPYQPTHLEMVQRYHKVQLLDSITRKKISRHNVEANWLPGGEKFWYTVNSSKDTSKIYYLVQASSGRKEEVQDTARLRQLPAATTPQPQQEGPARWRDFEADSLSPDRQWIARSIHGNVFLQSAKDSTLLQLTSNGADSSDAPRYEAFAWSPDSRYFVGYLTRRVIDSSVYYVLTDVAGTTRGQLRSQPYKQPGDPFPAYRMHIFSVADKKVTAVNAAALDFYGPPVLHWRHKDPRYFLYEKIDRGNQRFRVMEVDALTGATRAILDEQTTTFLYEPRIYTHYLPETNEMLWTSEKDGWRHVYLVNTLTGVVKNQITKGEWVVRSIDSVDAKKREIWFRAGGMERDEDPYFIHHYRIGFDGNNLVKLTPARGNHQVFFSPDRKYYIDKYSQVNVPPVNELRRTLDAKLITVLERTDLSAWQPTGVPFPVAFSAKGRDGKTDIWGMMCRPSDYDSTKLYPVIENIYAGPQDAYVPKSFMSYYIEMQRLADLGFVVVQIDGMGTANRSKAFHDVCWKNLVDAGFPDRILWIKALAAKYPFVDTARVGLYGTSAGGQNALGGLLFHPEFYKAAVASCGCHDNRVDKQWWNEQWMGYPVGKHYEEQSNVTNAGKLKGDLLLIVGEADTNVPPESTYRVINALIKNNKTFEFLPIPGMGHSDGGPYGRNKRSDFFVRYLLGTTPPDRNNNE; this is translated from the coding sequence ATGAGATACAGTGAATTTTTGGGAATCCTCGCCTGGTGTTGCCTGCCTGGCGGAACCCTGTTGGCACAACGGATAGCACAAACGCCCTATCAGCCTACCCATCTGGAAATGGTGCAACGTTACCACAAAGTACAGCTATTGGACAGCATTACCAGAAAGAAAATATCCCGGCATAATGTGGAGGCCAACTGGCTCCCGGGCGGAGAAAAATTCTGGTATACGGTTAACAGTAGCAAAGACACATCAAAGATATATTACCTGGTACAGGCTTCTTCCGGTCGTAAGGAAGAAGTACAGGACACGGCCAGACTCAGGCAGCTGCCGGCCGCTACCACACCGCAGCCACAGCAGGAGGGGCCTGCACGATGGAGAGACTTTGAAGCCGATTCTCTGTCACCCGACAGGCAGTGGATCGCCAGAAGCATTCATGGTAATGTATTTCTTCAATCCGCTAAAGACAGTACATTGCTGCAGCTCACCAGTAATGGCGCCGACAGCAGCGATGCTCCACGTTATGAAGCATTCGCCTGGTCACCGGACAGCCGGTACTTCGTCGGTTATCTTACCCGTCGGGTAATAGATTCATCAGTCTATTACGTGCTTACAGACGTTGCCGGCACCACCCGCGGACAACTGCGCTCACAGCCTTATAAGCAGCCCGGAGATCCTTTCCCTGCGTATAGGATGCACATCTTTTCCGTGGCAGATAAAAAAGTGACAGCGGTAAATGCTGCAGCACTGGATTTCTACGGCCCGCCTGTCCTGCACTGGCGGCATAAGGATCCCCGCTATTTTTTATATGAAAAGATAGATCGCGGCAATCAGCGTTTCCGCGTGATGGAAGTGGATGCGCTTACCGGCGCCACCCGCGCCATACTCGATGAGCAAACCACTACTTTTCTTTATGAACCCCGCATCTATACCCACTACCTGCCGGAAACGAACGAAATGTTATGGACCTCTGAAAAAGACGGCTGGCGCCATGTGTACCTGGTCAATACCCTCACCGGCGTTGTAAAGAATCAGATTACCAAAGGTGAATGGGTTGTTCGGAGCATCGACAGCGTGGACGCAAAAAAACGGGAGATATGGTTCCGTGCCGGCGGAATGGAGCGGGATGAAGATCCATACTTCATCCATCACTACCGCATCGGCTTTGACGGTAATAACCTGGTAAAGCTCACGCCTGCAAGAGGGAATCATCAGGTGTTTTTTTCTCCCGACAGAAAATATTATATCGATAAATACTCACAGGTGAATGTGCCCCCGGTCAATGAACTGCGTCGTACGCTGGATGCCAAACTCATCACGGTACTTGAAAGAACCGACCTTAGCGCGTGGCAGCCTACAGGAGTGCCTTTTCCGGTGGCTTTCTCTGCAAAGGGCAGGGATGGTAAAACAGATATATGGGGAATGATGTGCCGCCCTTCAGATTATGACAGTACTAAGTTGTATCCGGTGATCGAAAATATTTATGCCGGACCGCAGGACGCTTATGTACCCAAGAGTTTTATGAGTTATTATATAGAAATGCAACGCCTCGCAGACCTGGGCTTTGTAGTGGTACAGATAGATGGCATGGGCACTGCCAACCGTTCCAAGGCATTTCATGATGTATGTTGGAAAAACCTGGTGGATGCAGGATTTCCGGATCGTATTCTGTGGATCAAAGCCCTCGCTGCAAAATATCCATTTGTGGATACCGCCAGGGTGGGGCTGTACGGCACTTCTGCCGGCGGACAAAATGCACTCGGTGGCCTGCTCTTCCATCCTGAATTTTACAAAGCAGCAGTAGCCTCCTGCGGTTGCCACGATAACCGCGTGGATAAACAATGGTGGAACGAACAGTGGATGGGATACCCTGTAGGCAAACATTATGAAGAACAGTCTAATGTTACCAACGCGGGTAAACTGAAAGGCGATCTGCTCCTGATAGTAGGAGAGGCTGATACCAACGTGCCACCGGAATCGACTTACCGCGTCATTAATGCGCTGATTAAAAACAACAAGACTTTCGAATTCCTCCCAATCCCGGGTATGGGACATAGTGATGGCGGCCCTTATGGCCGCAATAAACGCAGCGATTTTTTTGTACGCTACCTGTTAGGAACAACGCCTCCTGACAGAAACAATAATGAATAA
- a CDS encoding enolase C-terminal domain-like protein, whose amino-acid sequence MQRIGGEFFNIKCAQISVLKQAKAVTPFEDATMGPFQGLGIAVLSLEDQDGFIGEAPIYSAYNNILETCLLPILLHSGGIPYADLYNRMYWSIRNEGFRGPASALLGQIDLALHDIAAQRSKMPLHRYLGANRNEVKIYGSGGGANYTLKELEKEVGYFLDAGVDCYKMKIGRVHGSRMMEDVERVKFVRNLLGKNARLAVDANQVWTCDEALLFLDKVESADISWLEEPVHSASLDQIGKLCSLTTVPVSYGESERSALVFPALVNAGVRHLQPVATQIGSVQELMSVRDLASRENIEFSSGGYPWYTAALVATAHEQCQVEYLYSLMYGIQDYFKVQPVLKNGNLILSEIPGFPVKVDWEYCNKKNLVLRSFKWESERLDKYMPIVSV is encoded by the coding sequence ATGCAAAGGATAGGTGGTGAGTTTTTTAACATTAAGTGTGCACAGATCAGCGTGCTGAAACAGGCAAAAGCAGTCACTCCCTTCGAGGATGCTACGATGGGACCTTTTCAGGGATTAGGTATTGCAGTCCTTTCCCTGGAAGACCAGGACGGTTTTATAGGAGAGGCTCCGATATACAGCGCGTACAACAATATCCTGGAAACGTGTTTGCTGCCGATACTATTACATAGTGGGGGCATACCATATGCCGATCTGTACAACAGGATGTACTGGTCTATCCGCAACGAAGGATTCAGGGGGCCGGCTTCCGCGCTGCTTGGTCAGATAGATCTGGCACTGCATGATATAGCGGCCCAACGCAGTAAAATGCCATTGCACAGATATCTGGGTGCAAACAGAAATGAAGTGAAGATTTATGGCAGCGGTGGAGGGGCTAACTATACATTAAAAGAGCTGGAAAAAGAGGTGGGTTATTTCCTGGATGCAGGTGTGGATTGTTATAAAATGAAAATAGGAAGGGTACATGGCAGCAGGATGATGGAGGATGTGGAGCGGGTGAAATTTGTAAGGAACCTGCTGGGTAAAAATGCCCGTCTTGCGGTGGATGCCAATCAGGTATGGACTTGCGACGAAGCACTTCTTTTTCTGGACAAAGTGGAAAGCGCTGATATCTCCTGGTTGGAAGAACCAGTCCATTCCGCCTCTCTGGACCAGATCGGGAAGTTATGTAGCCTGACAACAGTTCCTGTTTCCTACGGGGAATCTGAACGATCTGCACTGGTATTCCCGGCCCTTGTGAATGCGGGTGTCAGGCATTTGCAGCCGGTAGCTACCCAGATAGGCAGTGTACAGGAACTGATGAGTGTAAGAGACCTGGCCTCCCGTGAAAATATCGAATTCTCTTCCGGTGGATATCCCTGGTATACGGCTGCTTTGGTGGCCACGGCGCATGAACAATGTCAGGTGGAGTACCTTTATTCACTGATGTATGGTATACAGGATTATTTTAAAGTACAGCCGGTGTTGAAAAACGGCAACCTGATATTGTCTGAAATACCCGGCTTCCCGGTAAAAGTAGATTGGGAGTATTGCAATAAAAAGAATCTGGTCCTCAGATCTTTTAAATGGGAAAGTGAACGTTTGGATAAATATATGCCTATCGTATCTGTTTGA
- a CDS encoding SusC/RagA family TonB-linked outer membrane protein, with protein MNQSKSFLWAIALLCIVLQATGTYAQNKVSVKGLVTDSVGAPLPGATINQEGDIKNGAITNPEGRFELNVPPGSRLKITMTGFRTAFVMAGTTPLTIKLHTAATELSDVVVVGYGTQKKTKMTAAVSSMNAKDIALVPTTNLSNALAGRLSGVFISSPTGTPGIGSTVKVRARSSFSNSAVEPLYVIDGVVRDKTSFDALDPNEVADITILKDASSAAIYGSRSSNGAILVTTKTGKSGAAVINFNATYNAQRVGALPQYMPVKDGLNLTKAVNGGLSDEEINWVLKNNPNGDSYYKAAYTNPSSQRYALSASGGNEKIRAYIGGSYVNEDGFLPQVSYKKYNLRGNVQANLVKNLTLGLNLGTSYGTRNRFNFTYDYASDDLDNLWGKLLYWDVFATPYINGKPNNPGWLGNPIEMMRNGGYWRNNNQQIDALITAEYKIPFVEGLSVKGTYSRNFDNSYVKTFAKKQTLYNFKKTGPNGLIYTDTLVGSVLSGDPGTPYLGNTYEKSDAYQLNTQVNYDRTFGKHTLGALFVYEQYEGYSNKFGLTRYNFPLIAMDQFLYTSANNADWSTGGNEGQIGRLSYIGRLNYDYDAKYLFSASVRRDGSTNFAPDKRWGWFPSVSAGWVISKEGFFQSSALGRNIDFLKLRGSYATTGNDILDKDDPNARWRWMEQYIISDGSYYLGATGTSAPRLSYGGLPNSNLTWEKSNSVGVGVDATIYKNIRFSFDYWKRKSYDILGTRILAIPNEFGSTLPPENYGKVNSNGIEVELGYNNNIGKNFSYNVKGVFTYATNKVIRKDVAANTQDYANPIGKTLSYGYGYQALGIIRTQDDLNKLPAGYTVNGVAPAIGDMLLADLSGPNGKPDNKVDSYDQVVLGKYFGADNAPVSYGLNISLTYKGFSVDALFSGLTGYKLFYNDPWGRNFGGGGKVPQYHADSWTTDNPNGSTPKIYPSGDPHSAGYTWTSSFNVYNGGFLRMKYLNLNYQLPEIVLNKLSVKDVRVFVAGSNLFNITKFKLYDPEIKGFMSYPTTKTFTAGIDIRL; from the coding sequence ATGAACCAATCTAAATCGTTTCTTTGGGCGATCGCATTGTTGTGTATTGTCCTACAGGCTACCGGTACATATGCCCAGAACAAAGTGAGCGTCAAAGGTCTGGTGACCGATTCCGTGGGAGCGCCATTGCCTGGCGCAACAATCAACCAGGAAGGGGATATAAAAAACGGGGCCATTACCAATCCGGAAGGGCGCTTTGAGTTAAATGTTCCTCCTGGCAGCCGGCTTAAAATAACGATGACCGGTTTTCGTACTGCTTTTGTGATGGCCGGTACTACGCCGCTGACGATTAAATTGCACACGGCTGCTACAGAACTGTCAGATGTGGTAGTAGTAGGGTATGGCACGCAGAAGAAGACTAAAATGACGGCTGCTGTTTCTTCCATGAATGCGAAGGATATAGCGCTTGTTCCCACTACTAACCTATCAAATGCGCTGGCAGGACGTTTATCCGGTGTTTTTATCAGTTCACCGACAGGTACACCTGGTATTGGCTCAACGGTCAAAGTGCGGGCCCGCTCCTCCTTTAGTAACAGTGCTGTAGAGCCTTTGTATGTGATTGATGGGGTGGTAAGGGATAAAACAAGTTTCGACGCACTGGACCCTAATGAAGTGGCGGATATTACTATTCTGAAAGACGCCTCTTCCGCAGCTATCTATGGTTCCCGCTCGTCCAACGGCGCCATCCTGGTAACCACAAAAACCGGTAAGAGTGGGGCGGCGGTGATAAATTTCAATGCCACTTACAACGCCCAACGTGTAGGTGCATTGCCCCAATACATGCCAGTGAAAGACGGACTGAATTTGACAAAAGCCGTGAATGGGGGCCTGAGTGATGAAGAAATTAACTGGGTGTTGAAAAATAATCCCAACGGTGATAGCTATTACAAAGCCGCCTATACCAATCCTTCCAGTCAGCGGTATGCACTGAGCGCTTCGGGGGGTAATGAAAAAATAAGGGCGTACATTGGAGGCTCCTATGTGAATGAAGATGGTTTCCTGCCACAGGTATCCTATAAAAAATATAACCTGCGGGGTAATGTACAGGCCAATCTGGTGAAAAACCTTACCCTTGGCTTAAATCTGGGTACCAGCTATGGTACCCGTAATCGATTCAACTTTACATACGATTATGCTTCTGATGACCTGGATAATCTATGGGGTAAACTATTGTACTGGGATGTTTTTGCCACGCCATATATAAATGGTAAACCGAATAATCCGGGTTGGTTGGGAAATCCTATAGAGATGATGAGAAATGGAGGCTACTGGCGTAACAATAATCAGCAGATAGATGCCTTGATTACCGCGGAGTATAAAATACCTTTTGTAGAGGGACTGAGTGTAAAAGGGACCTACAGCAGGAACTTTGACAACAGCTATGTAAAAACCTTTGCTAAGAAGCAGACGCTGTATAATTTTAAGAAAACCGGTCCTAATGGCCTGATTTACACGGATACACTGGTGGGTTCCGTATTAAGCGGAGATCCGGGTACACCGTATTTAGGGAATACATACGAGAAATCGGATGCGTACCAGTTGAATACGCAGGTTAACTACGACCGGACATTCGGTAAGCATACCCTGGGAGCACTGTTTGTGTATGAGCAGTACGAGGGTTACTCGAATAAATTTGGTTTGACGCGGTATAACTTCCCGCTCATCGCGATGGATCAGTTTTTATACACCAGCGCCAACAACGCCGATTGGTCAACAGGCGGTAATGAAGGTCAGATTGGAAGATTGTCCTATATCGGAAGACTGAACTATGATTATGATGCCAAATACCTTTTCAGTGCTTCTGTCAGAAGAGATGGTTCTACCAACTTTGCTCCCGACAAACGATGGGGTTGGTTTCCATCGGTATCTGCGGGTTGGGTGATTTCCAAAGAAGGATTTTTCCAGTCATCCGCGCTCGGTCGTAATATCGATTTCCTGAAGCTGAGAGGCTCCTACGCCACTACCGGTAATGACATCCTCGATAAAGACGATCCCAACGCCAGATGGAGATGGATGGAGCAATATATTATTTCAGACGGCAGCTATTATCTCGGTGCTACCGGTACTTCTGCTCCACGCTTATCATACGGAGGCCTTCCCAATAGTAACCTGACCTGGGAAAAATCTAATTCTGTTGGCGTTGGAGTAGATGCGACGATATATAAAAATATCCGGTTCAGTTTCGACTACTGGAAACGGAAGTCCTACGACATATTAGGCACTCGTATACTGGCTATTCCTAATGAGTTTGGCTCGACTTTACCACCGGAAAATTACGGGAAAGTGAATTCCAACGGTATTGAAGTAGAGCTGGGTTACAATAATAACATCGGCAAAAACTTCAGTTACAATGTGAAAGGCGTATTCACCTATGCTACCAATAAGGTGATCAGGAAAGATGTGGCAGCCAATACGCAGGACTACGCTAACCCAATTGGCAAAACGTTGTCATATGGCTATGGCTACCAGGCTTTGGGTATCATACGCACACAGGATGATTTGAATAAATTACCGGCCGGTTATACCGTCAATGGTGTGGCTCCAGCTATAGGTGATATGTTGCTGGCGGATTTAAGTGGCCCGAATGGAAAACCCGATAATAAAGTAGATAGCTACGACCAGGTAGTGCTGGGTAAATATTTTGGAGCAGACAATGCACCTGTTAGTTATGGGCTGAATATATCATTGACGTATAAAGGTTTTTCCGTGGACGCTTTATTCTCTGGTCTTACAGGATATAAGCTGTTTTACAATGACCCCTGGGGGAGAAATTTTGGTGGCGGAGGAAAGGTACCACAATACCATGCCGATTCATGGACTACTGATAACCCCAACGGCTCTACGCCAAAAATATATCCATCGGGCGATCCACATTCTGCCGGCTATACCTGGACTTCCAGCTTCAACGTATATAACGGCGGATTCCTGCGGATGAAATACCTGAACCTTAACTATCAGCTGCCTGAAATCGTGTTAAACAAATTGTCTGTTAAAGACGTGAGGGTTTTTGTGGCAGGTTCTAACCTGTTTAATATAACGAAGTTTAAGTTGTATGATCCGGAGATAAAAGGATTCATGAGCTATCCTACCACGAAAACTTTTACTGCTGGTATAGATATCAGATTGTAG